In Pseudofrankia saprophytica, one genomic interval encodes:
- a CDS encoding DUF6343 family protein: MLPPQRQPDAPRRSVGRFAAFTGAAPARSPLRLRAALALFGLVFCGVAAGLFAAAGWTVPAILLCVVGATAVVDLIVIGRRMRQRRRSLPPGFGQGAAPGNRPRSGSYPQ, encoded by the coding sequence ATGCTTCCTCCCCAACGTCAGCCGGATGCGCCGCGTCGCTCCGTCGGCAGGTTCGCCGCGTTCACCGGCGCGGCGCCGGCCCGAAGCCCGCTGCGGCTGCGGGCCGCGCTCGCGTTGTTCGGGCTGGTGTTCTGTGGTGTCGCCGCGGGGCTGTTCGCCGCCGCCGGCTGGACGGTGCCCGCCATCCTGCTCTGTGTCGTCGGGGCCACGGCCGTCGTAGACCTGATCGTGATCGGGCGCCGGATGCGCCAGCGGCGGCGCTCGCTTCCGCCGGGCTTCGGCCAGGGCGCCGCGCCCGGGAACCGACCCCGCAGCGGGAGCTACCCGCAGTAG